In Armatimonadia bacterium, a genomic segment contains:
- a CDS encoding LamG-like jellyroll fold domain-containing protein gives MSGPVLSVATVALVLCSLPVAAQEPWVCPECRYRTQITAPTVSREAESRQVECALDLPQLLQQAGVEGKFDPASLRLVEGGKQVPFVYRTEYNPRLRHDEAYLAWTSRSRPGETSTCDVYWDTEEAGVKALTFAPAALPVENLLRNPGFEQAEGNRPVGWEVSSPALVSLGSWAKGTGQRSLRIAVDDTTPAEADRTLYLSQTVDVARFAGQEFLFECDLLAERAAYGCPVSVRIEQYRADGSRLGWFAIQPRWLTVELAQGQLVQLSERGTLSPQTATIKVSIALRCYVNDADTGRRVEGPESHFTVRLDRLVLRPGQRWPWPGLSHAGFVAGALPSAPVNHAFEFRGKRRLAFNGGSEGTRTNNLEGDASTVHWGLERGTLELWCRPNWDAEDGVERTLFYGLAYNHRLQSQLRKRGSDGRNALEFAIVDSGGTRRSVSAQAEFRAGVWSHLAATWDFPRAQLELFVNGRLIASTGPGDTPWPCSREHTVEGMAPGIGISETDTRSLPMQAFLGGDRNWDEPGSAQAAIDEFRISDSVRYQGDFTPPREEFALDGATRALFHFEDDGQGVHAADDGIVGGYLGCDVDPQLEQAPLEVRKGDTITEQKVTVRPHASEALFQSNRAENRMKVTRPVEQLPDPRFIDFRTRSVERVVKGNGEEFQLSVGGDYQPLMRAITFEHAAAEQSRATLLPRWRANDNVVPFSFQSLAQTLAPGAKDDAEKAFEVFRYALQSTNYYDAGYCETLPTRHRERVSYTLLKHLNIYPFDQCGPLNFTMRKLLLAAGISSNDAPGTHHQFEQAFYDGSLRLLDLSPRMYWLNWDNRARLSLRGLEENPYLKVRQGGDANAWLPGRRSQASFGTAERPHNMDFNLRPGERASVSWHNEGRWFELTEKREPIRLEKIPPYFGNGALLCDLTADGGACERTNLSAATTPEGPALSLARTDAPGVLLYRAQCPYILSDGKLTGEYSAATAGDITVSLSFDEGRSYQQLWSNPGAAGALSVDLRDQIMARYVYWLKLELRAGSKARVLSPQVRSVFVVSPLSLPGKLQLGDNRIRFVAGPVTSPIKTSCQWTERYLTDLGIDLKALSYYHNSGEALQNLFIVRPGETCPVKVSLLGREAKGQLFVEPHSRLLQAGAPQSLSPGKQQAEFTVSLPDAPEGSIEAFDLVLREGDSERRVTAQVLVAQSALTCEAEDAAKLSGGALISPLAELGGAKGVRFESPGEMAFEVDASKQGEYALWLRARWEPGSRTSMTLTLDGGKARQLQAEAMIGFSDWTSESRAHTKMFAHFGEQYGQWSWYRIGGVNLTPGKHTLALGAQSGAFFDCLTLLPATDAMDRAAMNLFQNWNFAPWCEPL, from the coding sequence ATGAGCGGCCCGGTCCTATCTGTGGCGACAGTCGCGCTGGTTCTGTGCTCCCTGCCTGTTGCGGCGCAGGAGCCCTGGGTTTGTCCGGAGTGCCGCTACCGCACTCAGATCACCGCGCCCACGGTGTCGCGGGAGGCAGAGTCCAGGCAGGTCGAATGCGCCCTTGACCTGCCGCAACTGTTGCAGCAGGCCGGGGTTGAGGGCAAGTTCGACCCGGCGTCCCTCCGCCTGGTCGAGGGTGGCAAGCAGGTGCCCTTCGTCTACCGCACCGAGTACAACCCTCGCCTGCGTCACGACGAAGCGTACCTGGCCTGGACGTCCCGCTCACGTCCTGGGGAGACCTCGACCTGCGATGTCTACTGGGACACGGAGGAGGCGGGCGTGAAGGCTCTTACCTTCGCCCCGGCCGCCTTGCCCGTCGAGAACCTGCTGCGGAACCCCGGCTTCGAGCAAGCCGAGGGAAACCGGCCCGTCGGCTGGGAGGTCAGCTCACCGGCCCTGGTCAGCCTGGGCTCCTGGGCGAAGGGCACCGGGCAGCGCTCGCTCCGGATCGCAGTGGACGACACCACGCCCGCCGAGGCCGACCGGACCCTATACCTCTCGCAGACGGTCGACGTGGCACGCTTCGCGGGTCAGGAGTTTCTCTTCGAGTGTGACCTCCTGGCAGAGCGGGCGGCCTACGGATGCCCGGTCAGTGTGCGGATCGAGCAGTACCGCGCCGACGGCTCGCGACTCGGGTGGTTCGCGATTCAGCCCAGGTGGCTCACCGTCGAGCTTGCGCAGGGCCAACTGGTGCAGCTCTCTGAGCGCGGCACCCTCAGCCCGCAGACAGCGACGATCAAGGTGAGCATCGCTCTGCGTTGCTACGTGAACGATGCCGACACCGGCCGTCGCGTTGAGGGACCGGAGTCACACTTCACGGTCCGGCTCGATCGCCTCGTTCTGCGTCCTGGTCAGCGCTGGCCCTGGCCTGGCCTGAGTCACGCCGGGTTCGTTGCGGGAGCACTTCCTTCCGCTCCGGTCAACCACGCCTTCGAGTTTCGCGGGAAGCGTCGGCTGGCTTTCAACGGGGGTTCTGAGGGCACTCGCACGAACAACCTCGAGGGTGACGCCTCCACCGTCCACTGGGGACTGGAACGCGGCACCCTTGAGCTCTGGTGTCGGCCGAACTGGGACGCTGAGGATGGCGTCGAGCGAACGCTCTTCTATGGACTCGCCTACAACCATCGCCTGCAGTCACAACTGCGCAAGCGTGGCAGTGACGGCCGGAATGCCCTGGAGTTTGCGATCGTCGATTCGGGCGGGACCCGTCGCAGTGTGAGCGCACAGGCCGAATTCCGGGCAGGAGTCTGGAGCCACCTCGCAGCGACCTGGGACTTCCCGCGGGCACAACTCGAGCTCTTCGTCAACGGACGGCTGATCGCCTCAACGGGACCGGGCGACACGCCCTGGCCTTGCAGCCGCGAGCATACCGTGGAGGGCATGGCTCCCGGAATCGGCATCTCAGAGACCGACACGCGCAGTCTGCCGATGCAGGCCTTCCTCGGCGGCGACCGCAACTGGGACGAGCCTGGATCGGCACAGGCTGCCATCGATGAGTTCCGCATCTCCGATAGCGTGCGCTACCAGGGAGACTTCACACCGCCACGGGAGGAGTTCGCGCTCGATGGAGCTACCCGTGCGCTGTTCCACTTCGAGGACGATGGCCAGGGCGTGCATGCTGCCGACGATGGCATCGTGGGTGGCTACCTGGGTTGCGATGTGGACCCCCAACTTGAGCAGGCACCGCTTGAGGTGCGCAAGGGCGACACGATCACCGAGCAGAAGGTGACGGTCAGGCCGCATGCCTCCGAGGCGCTGTTCCAGTCCAACCGTGCCGAGAACCGCATGAAGGTCACTCGGCCGGTTGAGCAACTCCCCGATCCGCGCTTCATCGACTTCCGCACCCGCAGCGTCGAGCGTGTGGTGAAAGGCAACGGCGAGGAGTTCCAGCTGAGCGTCGGCGGCGACTACCAGCCCTTGATGCGTGCGATCACCTTTGAGCACGCCGCGGCGGAACAGTCCAGGGCAACACTCCTGCCTCGCTGGCGGGCCAACGACAACGTGGTCCCCTTCAGCTTCCAGAGCCTTGCCCAGACGCTTGCGCCGGGGGCCAAGGACGATGCGGAGAAGGCCTTCGAGGTCTTCCGCTACGCGCTGCAGAGCACCAACTACTACGATGCCGGCTACTGCGAGACGCTCCCCACACGGCATCGCGAGCGGGTGTCCTACACCCTCCTCAAGCACCTGAACATCTATCCCTTCGACCAGTGTGGGCCGCTCAACTTCACGATGCGCAAGCTCCTTCTGGCCGCGGGCATCTCCTCCAACGACGCGCCCGGCACCCATCACCAGTTCGAGCAGGCCTTCTACGACGGCAGCCTGCGCCTGCTTGACCTTTCGCCACGCATGTACTGGCTGAACTGGGACAACAGGGCCCGACTGAGCCTGAGGGGACTCGAGGAGAACCCGTACCTTAAGGTCAGGCAGGGGGGAGATGCGAACGCGTGGCTCCCGGGACGGCGCAGTCAGGCCTCCTTCGGCACCGCAGAACGGCCCCACAACATGGACTTCAACCTGCGACCGGGGGAGCGTGCCAGTGTGTCTTGGCACAACGAAGGCCGCTGGTTCGAGTTGACCGAGAAGCGTGAGCCGATCCGCCTGGAGAAGATCCCGCCCTACTTCGGCAACGGGGCACTCCTCTGCGATCTGACTGCCGACGGTGGCGCCTGCGAGCGCACCAACCTCTCCGCTGCAACGACCCCGGAAGGACCTGCCCTTTCTCTTGCCCGAACCGACGCGCCCGGCGTCCTCCTCTACAGGGCGCAGTGCCCCTACATCCTCTCAGACGGCAAGCTCACGGGCGAATACTCGGCGGCGACGGCAGGGGACATCACGGTCTCCCTCTCTTTCGATGAGGGCAGGTCCTATCAGCAGCTATGGTCGAACCCCGGCGCAGCGGGCGCTCTGTCAGTGGACCTGCGCGATCAGATCATGGCGCGGTATGTCTACTGGCTGAAGCTCGAGCTGCGCGCGGGAAGCAAGGCCCGCGTCCTGAGCCCGCAGGTACGCAGCGTGTTCGTGGTGTCGCCGCTATCGCTTCCCGGGAAGCTGCAACTGGGCGACAACCGTATCCGCTTCGTGGCCGGGCCGGTGACCAGCCCCATCAAGACCTCGTGCCAATGGACCGAGCGCTACCTGACAGACCTGGGGATCGACCTCAAGGCTTTGAGCTACTACCACAACAGCGGCGAGGCGCTGCAGAATCTGTTCATCGTGCGGCCCGGCGAGACGTGCCCGGTCAAGGTGTCGCTGCTGGGACGTGAGGCGAAGGGGCAACTGTTTGTGGAGCCGCACTCGCGACTGCTTCAGGCCGGTGCGCCGCAGTCGCTATCGCCGGGCAAGCAGCAGGCCGAGTTCACGGTAAGCCTGCCGGACGCTCCCGAGGGCAGCATCGAGGCCTTCGACCTCGTGCTGCGTGAGGGAGACTCCGAGAGGCGAGTGACGGCGCAGGTGCTCGTCGCTCAGTCGGCCCTCACCTGTGAGGCCGAGGACGCCGCGAAGCTGTCTGGTGGCGCGCTCATCTCACCGCTGGCAGAGCTTGGTGGCGCGAAGGGTGTTCGGTTCGAGAGCCCGGGCGAGATGGCCTTCGAGGTAGACGCGTCGAAACAGGGGGAGTATGCGCTGTGGCTTCGTGCCCGCTGGGAGCCTGGGAGCAGGACGTCGATGACGCTGACTCTGGACGGCGGCAAGGCCCGCCAACTGCAGGCCGAGGCGATGATCGGGTTCAGCGACTGGACCTCGGAGTCCCGAGCCCACACCAAGATGTTCGCCCACTTCGGCGAGCAGTACGGGCAGTGGTCGTGGTACCGTATCGGCGGCGTCAACCTGACGCCGGGCAAGCACACGCTGGCACTCGGAGCGCAGAGTGGGGCCTTCTTCGACTGCCTGACTCTGCTCCCCGCGACTGACGCCATGGACCGGGCGGCGATGAACCTGTTCCAGAACTGGAACTTCGCGCCCTGGTGTGAGCCGCTCTAG